In one Halorubrum sp. CBA1229 genomic region, the following are encoded:
- the dph2 gene encoding diphthamide biosynthesis enzyme Dph2: protein MSGSTEGDLTKTGMALKHDREWDYELDRIVEAIEERDASKVGLQFPEGLKRRGPKVADDLREVAPDDVTFMLSGQPCYGACDLDTYLMRRTDVFVHFGHTPMKESDSIVYVPLFSNVDPFPIMEDALDEELDDPEENPDVGLVTTAQHMNRFEEMTDWLEERGYEVHTRRGDDRLTKEGQVLGCNYASADIDADQVLYVGGGKFHPVGLAMEHPEKRVVIADPVNNAVSVAEHDQFLKQRYASVHKAMGAEKWGVIFCTKIGQGRWETAQEIVDNNENAYLITMDEVTPDRLRNFDMDAFVNTGCPRITTDDGPRFHKPMLTPGEYEAAIGEKPLDSIEFDTFHDTW, encoded by the coding sequence ATGAGCGGCTCCACGGAGGGCGACCTCACCAAGACGGGGATGGCCCTGAAACACGACCGCGAGTGGGACTACGAGCTCGACCGGATCGTCGAGGCCATCGAGGAGCGCGACGCCTCCAAGGTCGGTCTCCAGTTCCCCGAGGGACTCAAGCGCCGCGGCCCGAAGGTCGCCGACGACCTCCGCGAGGTGGCCCCCGACGACGTCACCTTCATGCTGTCCGGGCAGCCCTGCTACGGCGCCTGCGACCTCGACACGTACCTGATGCGTCGGACGGACGTGTTCGTCCACTTCGGCCACACGCCGATGAAGGAGTCCGACAGCATCGTCTACGTCCCCCTCTTCTCGAACGTCGACCCGTTCCCGATCATGGAGGACGCGCTGGACGAGGAGCTCGACGACCCCGAGGAGAACCCCGACGTCGGGCTCGTCACCACGGCCCAGCACATGAACCGGTTCGAGGAGATGACCGACTGGTTAGAGGAGCGCGGCTACGAGGTTCACACCCGTCGCGGCGACGATCGGCTCACCAAAGAGGGGCAGGTGCTCGGCTGCAACTACGCCTCCGCGGACATCGACGCCGACCAGGTGCTGTACGTCGGCGGCGGGAAGTTCCACCCGGTCGGACTCGCGATGGAGCACCCGGAGAAGCGCGTGGTCATCGCCGACCCCGTCAACAACGCCGTCTCGGTCGCCGAACACGACCAGTTCCTCAAGCAGCGGTACGCCTCGGTCCACAAGGCGATGGGCGCCGAGAAGTGGGGCGTCATCTTCTGTACGAAGATCGGCCAGGGCCGGTGGGAGACGGCCCAGGAGATCGTCGACAACAACGAGAACGCCTACCTGATCACCATGGACGAGGTGACGCCGGACCGCCTGCGCAACTTCGACATGGACGCGTTCGTCAACACCGGCTGTCCCCGGATCACGACCGACGACGGCCCGCGGTTCCACAAGCCGATGCTGACGCCCGGCGAGTACGAGGCCGCGATCGGCGAGAAGCCGCTCGAC
- a CDS encoding P-loop NTPase codes for MIAVAGGKGGSGKTTTALGLARALSRRGAPAVAADADWDLPNLARLASETADSDRASTTTVVEAVRGRGSVDPDRSAPTVLAAPDEPDSVAPEATFGALGDAVPDEAPTFLDCPAGASPDAAAPLRAADRSLLVTPLRRTALRDAAKTAAIARRLDCPPLGVVAVRASSVPEPVADLLGCPVLGRVPTAAPAPLSDPAVRSAYDDLARRLADEYGAGRWRIA; via the coding sequence GTGATCGCAGTCGCCGGCGGCAAGGGCGGGAGCGGCAAGACGACTACGGCCCTCGGGCTCGCGCGGGCGCTGTCGCGTCGGGGCGCGCCCGCGGTCGCGGCCGACGCCGACTGGGACCTCCCGAACCTCGCTCGGCTGGCGTCGGAGACGGCCGACTCGGACCGGGCCTCGACGACAACGGTGGTCGAGGCGGTTCGCGGTCGCGGCTCGGTCGATCCCGACCGCTCCGCGCCCACCGTGCTCGCCGCACCGGACGAACCGGATTCCGTCGCCCCCGAGGCGACGTTCGGTGCCCTCGGAGACGCGGTCCCGGACGAGGCCCCGACGTTCCTCGACTGCCCGGCCGGCGCGTCGCCGGACGCGGCGGCGCCGCTCCGCGCGGCCGACCGGTCGCTCCTCGTGACGCCGCTCCGGCGAACGGCCCTGCGCGACGCCGCGAAGACGGCCGCGATCGCGCGGCGGCTTGACTGTCCACCCCTCGGTGTCGTGGCCGTTCGGGCGTCGTCGGTCCCTGAGCCGGTCGCCGACCTGCTCGGCTGCCCCGTACTGGGCCGGGTCCCGACCGCGGCGCCGGCGCCGCTCTCGGACCCGGCCGTTCGATCGGCGTACGATGACCTCGCGCGGCGGCTCGCCGACGAGTACGGCGCCGGGCGATGGCGGATCGCGTGA
- a CDS encoding peptidylprolyl isomerase encodes MSDQEQADAAEDADEAETEAETESAGLADGDFVRVAYTIRTADDGRVIDTTDEEVAEEAEIDTEEHEFEPRVIALGAGHVFPAVDEAFVGAEVGDEGVVDVPADDAFGAYDPDEVETVKADKIPEDSRYPGAQVQIDNQQGYLETIIGGRARVDFNHPLAGEDLEYEYEILELIDDREQQAAGMLGMYLQEAPEVRIETVTEEEETVTEDDDGEETVETEEVEKDVLYVTATQAMQMNQQWMFQKQQIAQDLMGRLDLDRVVVEEVIEGGGMGGLGGMMGGMGGGGAGDIEDALEDVDVDADEIVDELDEE; translated from the coding sequence ATGAGCGATCAGGAGCAAGCGGACGCGGCCGAGGACGCAGACGAGGCCGAGACCGAAGCCGAGACCGAGAGCGCCGGACTGGCGGACGGCGACTTCGTGCGGGTCGCGTACACGATCCGAACGGCCGACGACGGCCGGGTCATCGACACCACCGACGAAGAGGTCGCCGAAGAGGCCGAGATCGACACCGAGGAACACGAGTTCGAACCGCGCGTCATCGCGCTCGGCGCCGGCCACGTGTTCCCCGCCGTCGACGAGGCGTTCGTCGGCGCCGAGGTCGGCGACGAGGGCGTCGTCGACGTGCCGGCCGACGACGCCTTCGGCGCCTACGACCCCGACGAGGTCGAGACGGTCAAGGCCGACAAGATCCCCGAGGACAGCCGCTACCCCGGCGCCCAGGTCCAGATCGACAACCAGCAGGGCTACCTCGAGACGATCATCGGCGGCCGCGCCCGCGTCGACTTCAACCACCCGCTGGCCGGCGAGGACCTCGAGTACGAGTACGAGATTCTCGAGCTCATCGACGACCGCGAGCAGCAGGCCGCCGGCATGCTCGGGATGTACCTCCAGGAGGCGCCCGAGGTCCGCATCGAGACCGTCACCGAGGAGGAGGAGACGGTCACCGAGGACGACGACGGCGAGGAGACCGTCGAGACCGAGGAGGTCGAGAAGGACGTCCTCTACGTGACGGCCACGCAGGCGATGCAGATGAACCAGCAGTGGATGTTCCAGAAACAGCAGATCGCGCAGGACCTCATGGGCCGGCTCGACCTCGACCGCGTCGTGGTCGAGGAGGTCATCGAGGGCGGCGGCATGGGCGGTCTCGGCGGCATGATGGGCGGCATGGGCGGCGGCGGCGCCGGCGACATCGAGGACGCGCTCGAGGACGTCGACGTCGACGCCGACGAGATCGTCGACGAACTCGACGAGGAGTAG
- a CDS encoding dienelactone hydrolase family protein — MPQIPLDHVHVAPDDDPENAPAVFVLHGRGADEEDLLPVARHLPDDLHVISLRAPDPLQGGYTWYELDLSAGGLEESQPDAADFRRSLDLVAESVDAAVESYALDPDRIGLLGFSQGAITGLSLVLEEPDRYAWVVALHGYLADAHADVDPDGIEGKPVLVGAGAGDRVIPESRSAAAADRFEEIGADVTRGSYPGGHGIGQDELADVVAFVEAQVA, encoded by the coding sequence ATGCCCCAGATTCCGCTCGACCACGTCCACGTCGCCCCCGACGACGACCCCGAGAACGCGCCCGCGGTCTTCGTCCTCCACGGCCGCGGCGCCGACGAGGAGGACCTGCTGCCCGTGGCGCGGCACCTGCCCGACGACCTCCACGTGATCAGCCTCCGCGCGCCGGACCCGCTGCAGGGCGGGTACACCTGGTACGAACTCGACCTGTCCGCGGGCGGGTTAGAGGAGAGCCAGCCCGACGCCGCCGACTTCCGGCGCAGCCTCGATCTGGTCGCCGAGAGCGTCGATGCCGCGGTCGAGTCGTACGCGCTGGACCCCGACCGGATCGGACTGCTCGGCTTCAGTCAGGGCGCGATCACGGGCCTCTCGCTCGTCTTGGAGGAGCCTGACCGCTACGCGTGGGTCGTCGCCCTCCACGGGTACCTCGCGGACGCGCACGCCGACGTCGACCCGGACGGGATCGAGGGGAAGCCGGTCCTCGTCGGTGCCGGAGCGGGCGACCGCGTGATCCCCGAGTCGCGCTCGGCCGCGGCCGCCGATCGCTTCGAGGAGATCGGCGCCGACGTCACCCGCGGCAGCTACCCGGGCGGGCACGGAATCGGACAGGACGAACTCGCCGACGTCGTCGCGTTCGTCGAAGCGCAGGTGGCGTGA
- a CDS encoding transcriptional regulator has product MAPLPTGISVLDREFGGGIPSGSVVVLKADPASQSELILDRFARVRECRYLTTVRSVDAVEDSLTPDGEEDETVVRDAGGDDPVATVLDAAAELPDGGTVVVDSVEPLESEDRSDYGEFLGELRRHVNEADGLAVLHALKGDVPDRNRVVTEQVADVVFDLRTTVTGTEIANRLIVPKFRGGAALEEPLKLKLTDSVSVDTSRDIA; this is encoded by the coding sequence ATGGCGCCGCTCCCGACCGGAATCTCGGTGCTGGACAGGGAGTTCGGAGGGGGGATCCCGAGCGGCAGCGTCGTCGTGCTGAAGGCGGACCCCGCCAGCCAGTCCGAGCTCATCCTCGACCGGTTCGCTCGGGTCCGCGAGTGTCGGTACCTGACGACGGTGCGCTCCGTCGACGCGGTGGAGGACAGCCTCACGCCCGACGGGGAGGAAGACGAGACGGTCGTCCGGGACGCGGGGGGCGACGACCCGGTCGCGACGGTGTTGGACGCGGCCGCGGAGCTGCCCGACGGCGGAACGGTCGTCGTCGACTCCGTCGAGCCGCTGGAAAGCGAAGACCGATCGGACTACGGCGAGTTCCTCGGCGAGCTCCGTCGCCACGTCAACGAGGCCGACGGGCTGGCGGTGCTCCACGCGCTCAAGGGGGACGTTCCGGACCGGAACCGCGTCGTCACCGAGCAGGTCGCGGACGTCGTCTTCGACCTCCGGACCACGGTGACCGGTACCGAGATCGCCAATCGGCTCATCGTGCCCAAGTTCCGCGGCGGCGCGGCGTTAGAGGAGCCGCTCAAGCTGAAGCTCACCGACTCGGTCTCGGTCGACACGAGCCGGGACATCGCCTGA
- a CDS encoding YlbF family regulator translates to MSVEQTSIEDLGRELGERIARTPEYERFEEAREAVQRDEEVQAKIDEFEQLRAEFMQARETGQATNSGLQEVQAKQDELHSMPVMREFLDAQDELTDTLETVNEAISEPLAVDFGGEAGGCCQD, encoded by the coding sequence ATGAGCGTCGAACAGACCTCCATCGAGGACCTCGGTCGCGAGCTCGGCGAGCGGATCGCCCGAACCCCCGAGTACGAGCGCTTCGAGGAGGCGCGCGAGGCGGTGCAGCGCGACGAGGAGGTCCAGGCGAAGATCGACGAGTTCGAACAGCTCCGCGCGGAGTTCATGCAGGCCCGCGAGACCGGGCAGGCGACGAACTCCGGGCTCCAAGAGGTGCAGGCGAAACAGGACGAGCTCCACTCGATGCCCGTCATGCGGGAGTTCCTCGACGCGCAAGACGAGCTGACCGACACCCTCGAAACGGTGAACGAGGCGATCTCGGAGCCCCTCGCGGTCGACTTCGGCGGCGAGGCCGGCGGCTGCTGTCAAGACTGA